Proteins encoded by one window of Candidatus Nitrosocosmicus hydrocola:
- a CDS encoding YwbE family protein translates to MNGNSIQNIMIGSVVRVVQKNDQKTGKLTEGTVKEILTRSKTHPHGIKVVLENGMVGRVKELVR, encoded by the coding sequence TTGAATGGAAACAGCATACAAAATATTATGATAGGCTCCGTAGTAAGAGTAGTGCAAAAGAATGACCAAAAGACCGGCAAGTTGACTGAAGGTACAGTAAAGGAGATATTGACAAGATCTAAGACTCATCCCCATGGAATTAAGGTTGTGTTGGAGAACGGAATGGTTGGAAGAGTGAAAGAGTTAGTCCGCTAA
- a CDS encoding luciferase family protein: MSLLKEKNIESSDYHIYPGSKWIVYYLNDDSDISTVLKDFRFQYDHIRAN; encoded by the coding sequence ATTTCTTTACTAAAAGAGAAAAATATCGAATCATCAGATTATCATATTTATCCTGGGTCAAAGTGGATAGTCTATTATCTAAATGATGATTCAGATATTTCCACGGTATTAAAGGATTTCAGATTTCAATACGACCATATCAGAGCCAATTAA